The following nucleotide sequence is from Paenibacillus odorifer.
GACCGCATTCCTTTGCGAGAGGACGGTCTATTTCTTTTTGAGGTAGTTGAGCAGTGCAATAATGAACATGCCGAAGATGAACATCAGTGACAATTGTTGGCTCTAATTAAAGACAATCCATATCTAAAGAAACAGCAAGATGCTGTTTCTTTTTTTGTTTCCATTTATTAATTATCATTAAATCCATTAAACTCCTGAAGCATTTCGATAAATGTCTCAAGCTGTTGATTATCCCATTGGGCTATGCGCTCATAAAATATGAACTCCTTATCCTGTAACGCGTCAAAGGTTTTTTGCCGCCCAAGATCAGTGAGAGTAAGAAGTATAGCTCGACGATCGTTAGGGGAGTCTTCCCTTTTGATATAACCCAAATTCTCGAGTTGCTTGATGAGACGGCTGACTGAACTACGATCCATAGCCGTAGATTCTGCCAATACAGAGGCACTTGTTGGACCATAGGAGTACAGCCAACGAACTATATGGAAAGCAGCAGGTTGTACAGATGAATCGAAAGCGGCAGCAGTTCTGACATTTAGGGCATGCGAAGCGCTAATAAGGGCACTAATTTGTCCACCTAGCTTCAGTTCTAATTGTCCTCTCGACGTGTCTTTACGTTCAGTATTCATTGTTTTAACCACCTAACCTTGTATTTTAAAGTCATCAAACATCTATGTAGTTGACATATATCAATCATCGTCATATAGTTGATATATATCAATTATATGTTTTGGACAATACGCTGTCAAAATGAAATTGGCCCTTATGAATTCCTTATATAAAGGAGAATGTTGAAGATGACAAAGCCGATTATTGTAATTACTGGAGCTACAAGCGGTTTGGGACAACTCGTTGCACTTGAAATGGCTAAGCGAGGTGCCCATCTTGTTCTGACTGCAAGGAGTAATACGCGTTCGGAAGCAACTGAAAAAATGATAAAGGAGAGCGTACCAGCAGTCGAAATTAGTTTTTTTTACGGAGACTTATCCTCAATGAAGGATGTCACTAGGTTAGGACAAGAAATATCTAATGTTTTTCCGAAGATAGACGTGTTAATAAATAACGCAGGGCTTCATGGGTTTGAACAGCGGATAACTGCCGATGGATTCTCAGAAATGATGGCTGTGAACTATTTTGCACCATGGTTATTGACACATACCTTAGAGCATTCTTTGAGAGCAGCAGGAAGTGCAAAAATCATAAATGTTGCTTCAGAAGCTTCACGCCGGCATGGAGTGCTAAAGTTGCCAGAAGATTTGCTCAATACAGCTTCCTTTACTTACAGGGGATCATCTGAGATTTATGGGAAAACCAAACTGTTAAATATTATGTTTACCAGTGAGCTTGCACGTCGATGGGCGGGAACGGGAATTAGCGTTCATGCATTGAATCCGGGTTTTAACGTTACAGGTCTCGGGCGTGAACTTTGGTTTTCTTCGATGCTTAAGCACTTATTGAATTTCTTTCGTATTGGCGATCCTCGTAAAGGAGCTGAGATCATTATTCGTTTAATGACCGATCCTAAGTATCAAGAGAGCACCGGGGGATATTTTAACGTTGGGACAGGCAATCCCATTGTACCCGTACAACCGGGAGGAGATAAGGTAATGGAAAATAAATTATGGAACGATACGGGAGACATTTTGCAGCAGAAAGGTTTCGTTGGAAATTGATTTAATTAGTGAAACTGAGCTCCTGTCCGTTCGAATCACCCACTTATGATCCTGCGGACTGTATAGCTCTTGTTTTCTATATTCGGTGCAATTAGTCGGGTGATCGGACCGTAGCGCACTTATTTCCTCTCCAGTAGCAGTATTTTGCTTTGAAAAGACTAAATAAGTGCGTAGGAGTCCGATAGCTTGGGAAAACGCCCCATAATCAGAAAATAAGAGCACCTCGGTCCGTTGTATCTCAACCTTCCGCCAGGCCGACCTTTTATAGTACTACGAGCAGAAATAGACCGCATCTCTGGTGAGAGAGGGCGGTCTATTTTTCCATTACCGTTCCCGTTAGTTACGTATTCCTTGAAAA
It contains:
- a CDS encoding putative holin-like toxin, translated to MSLMFIFGMFIIALLNYLKKK
- a CDS encoding MarR family winged helix-turn-helix transcriptional regulator, whose translation is MNTERKDTSRGQLELKLGGQISALISASHALNVRTAAAFDSSVQPAAFHIVRWLYSYGPTSASVLAESTAMDRSSVSRLIKQLENLGYIKREDSPNDRRAILLTLTDLGRQKTFDALQDKEFIFYERIAQWDNQQLETFIEMLQEFNGFNDN
- a CDS encoding SDR family NAD(P)-dependent oxidoreductase, which translates into the protein MTKPIIVITGATSGLGQLVALEMAKRGAHLVLTARSNTRSEATEKMIKESVPAVEISFFYGDLSSMKDVTRLGQEISNVFPKIDVLINNAGLHGFEQRITADGFSEMMAVNYFAPWLLTHTLEHSLRAAGSAKIINVASEASRRHGVLKLPEDLLNTASFTYRGSSEIYGKTKLLNIMFTSELARRWAGTGISVHALNPGFNVTGLGRELWFSSMLKHLLNFFRIGDPRKGAEIIIRLMTDPKYQESTGGYFNVGTGNPIVPVQPGGDKVMENKLWNDTGDILQQKGFVGN